Part of the Cyprinus carpio isolate SPL01 chromosome A23, ASM1834038v1, whole genome shotgun sequence genome, ctctgtgtagtaaatgccgctccatctaaaagcatgtgctggagatttactactaatcacagaaccggctttactgacgagatgcgcatgataaatgcatgcgatttatcatgcagctctaTTAGTGGCCTAATTTAGGGGATAGTGAATTTTAGATGGGCTTCTAAACTGATTTTAGATGGGCTTCTAAGGTAGCATAATAGTTTACATAATAGTCTACATCAAAACAGAAAGAGCTTTTGTAATAACTAAGCAAAATTTTATTATCATAGTACTCATTTCTTTCTAGATTGACATCAAAAGTGGGAAAAGTTggacaaaaacatacatttgaacAAACTAACCACCAACtacaactttcagatgccatctttattttttagctcaatTGTGACGGAActgaatgcacaggattgtgggatatcaaaggtgcagcgaaggatacatctatgctgccttaaAAAATCATTCAGGTGAAAATATCTCAGTAGACAGGATATGAcacaaatgcagatttttttctagttaaggttggagcaaaactcctAGAACCCCTGAAATAGGCTCAACAAAATGTCCAATGTCAACAAGCGATAAATCAAGATGTTTTAGTCCAGGGCAGGGGCGTGTCTAGAACAATTTAAATGGGAGGTGCCAGTCTGGGTCAGTACCTCAAAGAAGGGTGGACACAaaggggggtgtggggggggggggggggtgttgggggaAGTGTATAcacaatgttaataatatattattgagTGTATAAatgatgttaataatatattatttgcacAGTGTTAGATTCATTGgtaacagaactttgtgagatcgcagagaaacaaagagtgacagctttttagtggttatgagcactctttgcaagctttctaggcagtcaatttaaaatgtagaactttgttttttggccacacacacacgttgcaaagattcgggaatgacatctgcatatttatgcagGATTCGCTCTTGAAATAGCAGTGTTTGATATGGTGATAACATAGCAATAGAcgggacaaaatatgtgaaaatgtgcattaagactagagcaccctcactaatttcagaagcaccctcagtgattatttctggaacctcaCTGATACACTTTTGTTGtataactatatacaaaaacaacaaaatacaaatgcactaaataaaataatttaataaatgcatatttacaactattaataaaataaataactagaaaaGGCTGACTATATTCAGTTTGCTTCCATTAAGTAAGAAAAGCCTACTCTTCacttgaattagaaaaaaaagctcCTCTGGTCAACAGTGATGTGAGGACAACGTTTGAGCGTGCACGTAATATCTGTGTgagagcagagccaattcataaaagaactatgtatatttaaaagcacacgtccagttttgtgtgagtgaaggaaatctgCTTGCGAATGGAGATTCTGCTCGTGCATTACATGGATCATGtcacattatgcgctctcgacattGTCATTAAGATCGCGCTATAGAAgctgcctaaaattaagtataaagtcaggtcaagtcacctttatttatatagcgctttaaacaaaacagattgtgtcaaagcaactgaacaacattaattaggaaaacagtgtcaataatacaaaatgacagttaaaggcagttcatcattgaattcagtgatgtcatcatgcagctcagttcagtttaaatagaatctgtgcaataatttgcaatcaagtcaacgatatcgctgtaaatgaagagaagaagaaagcggccgtaggcagctacacatgccaggatccgccactgccagatgcagttcaaaatttactaaaacaagcctatcgcaagacatctggtatGGGGGTCatctggggtggccagccaaatttcaggggggtgccggtgccacccctggccaccacgtagacatgCCCCTGgtccaggggtgtccaaacttggtcttggagggccactgtcctgcagagtttaccttCAGCTTTCCTCAACACAGAAGTTTCCAGTTTCCTAGTAAgaacttgattagctggttcaagtgtgtttaactgggattggagctaaactttgcaagacattggccctccaggaccaggacTGGACACCCCAGCATTAGTCTTTCCATGTTTTTGTCCTAACCAACTGTTACAAGACATTTTGTCAGTCACCTGGTTTCAGTTGTTTTACACAAATAACAGAAACTTAGTGAAATCTCACTGCAGAGAAGAACACAAACAGCGGAAGTGAAATTTACCTGACACTGCCAGCCAGGCTGGTGGTGCTCTCTTCCACCGCAGGGAGAGGGCCAGCTGAGACGTACACGGACATGCTGGGGTGCTCGATGAGGAGGTCCTCCATGGGGCTAGCCTCTGCCGTGGCTCCCTCTGCAGTAAAACAGGGTGGAGGGGTGACAAACCAGCTCTCATCCATGCTGCAGTCACTACAGGACCTTGAGCCCCTCTCGCTTAACAACACATTCACTTCTACTGAATCAAGGTGAGAGAAGGAGGCGGGATCAGGAGGAGAGCTGATGGACGGGGAGGAAGGATGTGCTGCCTGTATCCTGCCTGCTCTAGTCCTGCGGTTTTTGCAGGTGGGAGGAGAGGGGCTGCATATCGCAGATGCATGACATTCACTGCGGGGACGGGCACGTGCTACTAAGGCTGCCTCTGGCCCATCCTCACCTTCAGTGAAGTAGGAAGTGATAGAAGACAGAACAGGGTGTGTTTCCAGAATATGAAAGGTTTGGTTGAAGCCATGCGAGTGGGGGATGCCAGTACCATgagcacacatacaaaaaaaagggAATTCATTCAAATATGGAAATGAGAAGGGAtacagaaacaacagaaaaatatagaaaataggAATACTGCCATTAGTGTCTTATAAcccttttaaaatatcattatctAATCAACATGTACAACTTTATAAAGTCTCAACgactttgttccaaaacctagggAGATGCCATGTGCAGCATTGCAAAAGGGATACTGTCATTTCTAGTAAAAGTCCGAAAGGCCCAGTTGGAACCAGTAGAGCAACACTAGCTCAACCATTGGTGACAGTTGGGTGGGACTATCAGGAATAATGGTTAATATAAGGGGAGATTGGTAATGAATTTACACACTTCACTTTACTTATGTCCTGTGGGAGTAACAAAACTCATAGCTCGAGAGGGTGATAGAGTTACCTTTGAATGCCTGTTCATTAAACGAGGTTATTATTTTAGGTAGTTATAAACATGTTGACAGTTGCTCAGAGATATTCGCTGGGTTTGCATGGCCTACTACTTCCAGCAAGGTTCTGGAGTGTGCATTTGATGTCCACTTTACTATGAAgagaggagttgtgaatggcaCACAACTGACGCTTgtaggtcatgtgacaatgatGGCTGTAGTATCCAAATTCTATTCATACCACTCATATTTCATACTACTCATGATTCTTTCAAATCAATTCTACCAGAAAGTATGCGATTTCAGGCTATGATGGTAGTTGATATATTAATgcatctctgaggggaactgactgtctttagaaaagtttagatggcatTTTTCATCTCATGTCTGTATAATGTGTATTAAAGTAGTGTTTGTAATTGCAGCGCTGGTTTGTTTATATTGATAACCAAGGAAATGCTGCTGTTCCATCtgcaccacctgctgtcagagagtgaatttatATTCTCATTCAGAGTTTTATGTATTATGGTTTGTTTAGCATAAATTAGGtgaattctttttttgttttgttttaaaaaatcaaattatacaatctaatttagatttaaaaaactcCTCGTGCTGCATGTATTCAGCATCTTTGCATGGACTTTGattcaaatgcagtggttgcctatAATCTTGAATGGAAAGACCACAGGCAAAGCCTTTGTTAAATAAGAAGagttttttgtcttatttatttgatGAGATTTGGGCTacgttttaaaatttcaatttagttttgttatttgacacatttctgtttcacaaagaaacgtgcagcattctGTCCAAGCAATCATAAAAGAACAccttttcattaataatttgttttttgtaattttgtttaaaaaaaaatagagagaaaatcGTATCATGAATcgaattgtgagttgagtgaatcgttactaTTTGTGTGTTGCGCATACGTGACTGAATAAACAGCTGCTGGcaatgaaaaacatttcagatCAGGTTCTGTGGAGGTTGTGATATTGCCTCAGAAGATAGCCTtctaaggcccgttcacaccaagcatgaaaactataaagataacgatatagttctaaaaatcgttctcaatattaaagaatagcagagttcacaccacagctataacgataaaggcacagaaaaactgtggaatcactttcagaacaatttttttttttcagctgatgaacgataaagacactgacagccaatcagaatcaatcctgctgtgATGAGCTCGAGAGTTTAAACTGGCAGATGCGCatgtgcttagaataaacagacgatatcgttcGGTGGTGTGGATGCTggtatcgttatctttatagttatccttctttgtgtgaacagggctttaggcagttcacta contains:
- the LOC109053175 gene encoding tumor protein p53-inducible nuclear protein 2-like isoform X2; this encodes MLQRFTSLFFGSEEEVTPELKGPKPCVSEADEEGWLLVNLHGEDGPEAALVARARPRSECHASAICSPSPPTCKNRRTRAGRIQAAHPSSPSISSPPDPASFSHLDSVEVNVLLSERGSRSCSDCSMDESWFVTPPPCFTAEGATAEASPMEDLLIEHPSMSVYVSAGPLPAVEESTTSLAGSVRMSESAVPAVTRSSMPTRVTRGAAAQAGALAKVTQVSRVQRAKARTERRHLARNRMQRQNRVREQVQRRATHTRNSFLHQPCQRNICH
- the LOC109053175 gene encoding tumor protein p53-inducible nuclear protein 2-like isoform X1, with translation MLQRFTSLFFGSEEEVTPELKGPKPCVSEADEEGWLLVNLHGEDGPEAALVARARPRSECHASAICSPSPPTCKNRRTRAGRIQAAHPSSPSISSPPDPASFSHLDSVEVNVLLSERGSRSCSDCSMDESWFVTPPPCFTAEGATAEASPMEDLLIEHPSMSVYVSAGPLPAVEESTTSLAGSVSRMSESAVPAVTRSSMPTRVTRGAAAQAGALAKVTQVSRVQRAKARTERRHLARNRMQRQNRVREQVQRRATHTRNSFLHQPCQRNICH